One segment of Polyangiaceae bacterium DNA contains the following:
- a CDS encoding response regulator, with amino-acid sequence MTRILVVDREHSLRSRLAESLAGPGRQVVSAATAAQALEQLSDHGADVVVLDTEAPGGWLNVLRELREHDPDAEVILTSSAPAITDLNQAVTFGACSFLPRDADVTVATAAVATAEHRVLLRREAQRLEEALRASEARYRNLFEASPDAIVVYDEDTHEIRDANPAVQRMYGVVPEDLLGRPFSEFWFQSPPPQSVALSQVDPRVFRFLARQDRRADGDVVDVEVSRGSFAHGDRRMVVDVIRDVTRKLRDENERRELEAQLRQAQKTEALGLLAGGIAHDFNNLLAVILNYATFAKESLEEAGDGAAESALRDIQQVLTATRSASLVTRQLLTFSRREVVSPELLDVSEVIDNITQLMRSSLGTNCAIQLDLERDLPKTRLDRGQVEQIVLNLALNARDAMPEGGTLRIHTLQTRDKDGKRQIAIRIADTGIGIPATVLPLIFDPFFTTKERGKGTGLGLATVRGIVDRAGGEVHVESTPGEGTTFELRFPASSQRTSIRSVATPAGQPRGGSETVLLVDDDDPVRRAARRILVRAGYRVLEAHDADEATATFRAHPDVALLVTDLMMPGKSGEELARELRETSPELPVIYVSGFSTQSVIDEVDELELAAVLAKPYHAHNLLTVVRELLDTRCVSSSRYPVALRAAAGAR; translated from the coding sequence ATGACACGGATTTTGGTCGTCGACCGTGAGCACTCGCTGCGTAGCCGCCTGGCTGAGAGCCTGGCGGGCCCGGGCCGGCAGGTCGTCTCCGCCGCCACCGCCGCGCAGGCCCTGGAGCAGCTGAGCGACCACGGCGCGGACGTCGTCGTGCTCGACACGGAAGCGCCTGGTGGCTGGCTGAACGTGCTGCGCGAGCTCCGTGAGCACGACCCGGACGCCGAGGTCATTCTCACCAGCTCCGCACCGGCGATCACCGACTTGAACCAGGCGGTGACCTTCGGCGCGTGCTCCTTCTTGCCCAGAGACGCCGACGTGACCGTCGCGACGGCGGCAGTCGCCACGGCGGAACACCGCGTACTGCTACGCCGCGAAGCTCAGCGCCTGGAAGAAGCGCTGCGTGCGAGTGAGGCTCGCTACCGCAACCTGTTCGAGGCTTCACCGGACGCCATCGTCGTGTACGACGAGGACACGCACGAGATCCGCGACGCGAACCCAGCGGTACAGCGCATGTACGGCGTGGTTCCCGAGGACTTGCTCGGGCGCCCGTTCTCTGAATTTTGGTTTCAATCCCCGCCACCGCAATCCGTCGCGCTCTCGCAGGTCGATCCGCGCGTGTTTCGCTTTCTCGCGCGCCAAGATCGCCGCGCCGATGGCGACGTAGTCGACGTCGAGGTATCGCGCGGCTCCTTCGCCCACGGCGACCGTCGCATGGTGGTGGACGTCATTCGTGACGTCACGCGCAAGCTGCGAGACGAAAACGAACGCCGGGAGCTGGAGGCTCAGCTGCGCCAGGCGCAAAAGACGGAAGCACTGGGCCTCCTTGCCGGCGGCATCGCCCACGACTTCAACAACCTGCTCGCGGTGATCCTGAACTACGCGACCTTCGCCAAGGAGTCCCTGGAAGAGGCCGGCGACGGCGCCGCCGAAAGTGCCCTGCGCGACATCCAACAGGTGTTGACGGCCACGCGATCTGCGTCGCTGGTGACTCGTCAGCTGTTGACCTTCAGTCGCCGGGAGGTCGTCTCACCCGAGCTCTTGGACGTGAGCGAAGTGATCGACAACATCACTCAGTTGATGCGCAGCTCCTTGGGAACCAACTGCGCCATCCAGCTGGACCTGGAGCGAGATCTCCCCAAGACGCGGCTCGATCGCGGACAGGTGGAGCAGATCGTGCTCAATCTCGCTCTCAACGCTCGCGACGCCATGCCCGAGGGTGGAACGCTCAGGATTCACACCCTCCAGACGCGCGACAAGGATGGCAAGCGTCAGATCGCCATTCGCATCGCAGACACGGGCATCGGCATTCCAGCCACCGTGCTGCCGCTGATCTTCGACCCGTTCTTCACGACCAAGGAACGCGGCAAGGGCACCGGCCTCGGCCTGGCGACGGTGCGAGGCATCGTCGACCGCGCCGGCGGGGAAGTCCACGTCGAGAGCACACCGGGCGAAGGCACTACCTTCGAGTTGCGGTTCCCGGCGTCCAGCCAGCGCACGAGCATTCGCTCCGTGGCGACACCGGCCGGACAGCCGCGGGGTGGTTCCGAGACGGTTCTACTCGTCGATGACGACGACCCGGTGCGCCGCGCCGCCCGCCGCATCTTGGTCCGCGCCGGCTATCGCGTGCTCGAGGCCCACGATGCAGACGAGGCGACCGCGACCTTCCGCGCTCATCCCGACGTCGCGCTCCTGGTCACGGACCTGATGATGCCCGGAAAGTCGGGAGAAGAGCTGGCGCGCGAGCTCCGCGAGACCAGCCCGGAGTTGCCCGTGATCTACGTTTCGGGCTTCTCGACCCAGTCCGTCATCGACGAAGTCGACGAACTCGAGCTCGCCGCCGTGCTCGCCAAGCCGTATCACGCGCACAACTTGCTGACCGTAGTGCGCGAGCTGCTCGATACGCGCTGTGTGTCGAGCTCCCGCTATCCCGTAGCGCTGCGCGCTGCCGCCGGCGCGCGCTAG
- a CDS encoding ABC transporter ATP-binding protein: MSPSAESIPVTLSAQFVRQAPRYGVGLVLLAAYQYAQYWFDTRLMTAINDAMAQRYAAAGALGIWLVVVSVGAFGVRVMSRVAIFNGGRIAEYELRRALLHHLHQLGPSFYRRMSSGEIMSRVTNDLGQVRLLLGFGILNVINTLFALVSALSVTLSISWKLTLASLSMLPVLMLITQRFSRLIYSRTRDNQDAIGKMSESVQSSIAGVRVVRSFALEQAELERFEKTNQLYLDKSLALARLRGSMGPIMQAIVAVGILIVFWYGGHLMLQKELSAGGFLAFYRALARLTWPLIALGFLVGLVQRGRASYSRLQEIYASEPDIVDGPQQLPAAARGALEVRGLSFAYGDRQVLRDVSFNVEAGGSLAIVGRTGAGKSTLAVLLPRLMPTPRGTVFLDGVDVCDLPLATVRSAIGYAQQSAFLFSTTIGRNIGYVLEEPDSGPSLKTIREAAAEAHVLDEVMGLPDRFDTIVGERGVQLSGGQKQRTALARAFVADPRIMVLDDPLSAVDSRTERGILEAIDRQRQQRGVILITHRVAAAARCDRVLVLDEGAVVEAGTHDELVARGGLYATFAEEQRIERELARLGEEDIREIAQSA, encoded by the coding sequence ATGTCGCCTTCGGCCGAGAGCATTCCTGTCACCCTGAGCGCCCAATTCGTGCGTCAGGCACCCCGCTACGGAGTAGGCCTAGTCCTCCTGGCTGCGTACCAGTACGCCCAGTATTGGTTCGACACGCGGCTGATGACGGCCATCAACGACGCCATGGCCCAGCGCTACGCCGCAGCGGGCGCCCTGGGCATTTGGCTGGTGGTCGTGTCCGTCGGGGCCTTCGGGGTTCGGGTCATGTCGCGCGTGGCCATCTTCAACGGTGGGCGCATTGCGGAATACGAGCTGCGCCGCGCACTGCTCCACCATCTTCATCAGCTCGGGCCGTCCTTCTACCGACGGATGAGCTCAGGCGAGATCATGAGCCGGGTCACGAACGACCTGGGCCAGGTACGGTTGCTCTTGGGTTTCGGCATCCTCAACGTGATCAACACGCTCTTCGCTTTGGTGAGCGCCCTGAGCGTGACCTTGAGCATCAGTTGGAAGCTGACCCTGGCGTCGCTCAGCATGCTGCCGGTGCTGATGCTGATCACCCAGCGCTTTTCTCGCCTGATCTACTCACGCACCCGCGACAACCAGGACGCCATCGGCAAGATGAGCGAGAGCGTGCAGTCGAGCATCGCTGGCGTGCGCGTCGTACGCTCCTTTGCTCTGGAGCAGGCCGAGCTAGAACGCTTCGAAAAGACAAACCAGCTCTACCTCGACAAGAGCTTGGCTTTGGCGCGGCTGCGCGGGTCGATGGGCCCCATCATGCAGGCCATCGTCGCCGTCGGGATCCTGATCGTGTTCTGGTACGGCGGTCACTTGATGTTGCAGAAAGAGCTGTCAGCCGGCGGCTTCCTCGCTTTCTACCGAGCCCTGGCGCGACTGACGTGGCCCCTGATTGCTCTCGGTTTCCTGGTCGGCTTGGTGCAGCGCGGCCGCGCCTCCTATTCGCGGCTGCAAGAGATCTACGCCTCGGAGCCCGACATCGTGGACGGGCCCCAGCAGCTACCGGCGGCCGCGCGCGGCGCCCTCGAGGTGCGTGGGCTCAGCTTTGCCTACGGCGACCGTCAGGTCTTGCGTGACGTCAGTTTCAACGTCGAGGCCGGGGGCTCCCTCGCCATCGTAGGCCGAACCGGCGCTGGGAAGTCCACCCTGGCGGTGCTCTTGCCGCGACTGATGCCGACGCCGCGAGGAACAGTCTTCTTGGACGGCGTCGACGTTTGCGATCTTCCCCTCGCCACCGTGCGGTCCGCCATCGGCTACGCCCAACAATCGGCGTTTCTGTTCTCGACCACGATTGGTCGCAACATCGGTTACGTCCTGGAGGAACCTGACTCGGGACCTTCACTGAAGACCATTCGCGAAGCAGCCGCCGAGGCTCACGTTTTGGACGAGGTGATGGGACTACCGGATCGCTTCGACACCATCGTGGGCGAACGAGGGGTCCAGCTCTCGGGTGGGCAGAAGCAGCGTACGGCTCTGGCTCGGGCCTTCGTTGCCGACCCACGGATCATGGTCCTGGACGACCCCCTGAGCGCGGTGGATTCACGCACCGAGCGCGGCATTCTGGAAGCGATCGACCGACAGCGACAGCAGCGCGGCGTGATCCTGATCACGCATCGCGTAGCGGCGGCTGCGCGTTGCGATCGCGTGTTGGTGTTGGACGAGGGGGCCGTCGTCGAAGCCGGGACCCACGATGAGCTCGTCGCTCGCGGTGGGCTCTACGCCACCTTCGCCGAAGAGCAGCGGATCGAGCGCGAGCTCGCGCGCCTGGGCGAGGAAGACATCAGGGAGATCGCGCAGAGCGCGTGA
- a CDS encoding ABC transporter ATP-binding protein, with amino-acid sequence MASSAKAGRQESNTEAVLRKFHEEGAFGKAYDTRLMARLWPFVRPHKAALTLSVAAILITAVGALVRPLVMLHAIDEGVLKGEPAVLLRSGLLLVGIVVVEQVLVYVQIYALQVAGARAMADLRRHVFVYLHKLRLGFFDHQPVGRLVTRVTNDVDAIQELFSSGALNAFGDLVRLIGIVALMLTLDAKLALVAFAATPPVALLVVLLRKRMRTAYREIRAKTAQMNATMNEQVSGMSVVQAYRHEAAAAREFDGINRTYRDANLSSIKFESMQDAAIEMVAAVCLASIIVYLGYHPVSFGIVVAFNAYLVQFFEPISALAQRYTLLQSAMAGAERVFGLLDTPPSEMDAPAGKPVAAGDTELALELEDVHFEYKPGVPVLDGVSLRVRPGEKIALVGPTGAGKTTITAVLLRLYDVQRGVVRANGVDVRGLSREELRSRFAVVPQDVFLFPGTVATNIAAGETPDVERVKDALSRIGALELFQKREQGLDTPVEERGENFSAGERQLIAFARALYRDAPVLILDEATANIDSDTEAKLQRALEELWRGRTAIMIAHRLSTIRRADRIVVFHKGHIVEQGTHAELLAHRGLYARLHELQFAREDVAPSDPA; translated from the coding sequence ATGGCAAGCAGCGCGAAGGCCGGCAGACAGGAAAGCAACACGGAAGCGGTGTTGCGCAAGTTCCACGAAGAGGGAGCCTTCGGCAAAGCCTACGACACGCGCTTGATGGCGCGGCTCTGGCCCTTCGTTCGGCCGCACAAAGCCGCGCTGACGCTGTCGGTTGCCGCGATTCTGATCACGGCTGTGGGCGCTCTGGTGCGGCCACTGGTCATGCTGCACGCCATCGACGAAGGAGTGCTCAAGGGCGAACCAGCGGTGCTGCTCCGCAGCGGGCTGCTGCTCGTGGGTATCGTCGTGGTGGAGCAAGTCCTGGTCTACGTGCAGATCTATGCGCTGCAGGTGGCGGGCGCGCGGGCGATGGCCGACTTACGGCGTCACGTGTTCGTGTATCTACACAAGCTCCGCCTCGGCTTCTTCGACCATCAACCCGTCGGACGGCTCGTGACGCGAGTCACCAACGACGTCGACGCCATCCAAGAGCTGTTCTCGTCGGGCGCCCTCAACGCCTTCGGCGATCTGGTGCGCTTGATCGGCATCGTCGCGCTGATGCTGACCCTGGACGCCAAGCTGGCCTTGGTCGCTTTTGCCGCAACACCGCCGGTGGCGCTTCTGGTCGTGCTGCTGCGCAAACGCATGCGCACGGCCTACCGGGAAATCCGCGCCAAGACGGCGCAGATGAACGCCACCATGAACGAGCAAGTCTCGGGCATGAGCGTGGTGCAGGCCTATCGCCACGAAGCAGCTGCGGCGCGGGAGTTCGACGGCATCAATCGCACTTACCGCGACGCGAACCTTTCCTCGATCAAGTTCGAGTCGATGCAGGACGCCGCGATCGAGATGGTGGCAGCCGTCTGCCTGGCGAGCATCATCGTGTACCTGGGCTACCACCCAGTGTCCTTCGGCATCGTAGTGGCGTTCAACGCCTACCTGGTGCAGTTCTTCGAGCCCATCAGCGCTCTCGCCCAGCGCTACACCTTGCTACAGAGCGCGATGGCCGGGGCGGAGCGAGTGTTCGGCCTGCTGGACACGCCCCCGAGCGAGATGGACGCTCCCGCGGGAAAGCCTGTCGCGGCGGGTGACACCGAGCTGGCCCTGGAGCTGGAGGACGTTCACTTCGAGTACAAGCCCGGCGTTCCGGTGCTGGACGGAGTGTCGCTGCGCGTGCGACCGGGCGAGAAGATCGCGCTGGTGGGACCGACCGGGGCGGGCAAGACCACCATCACCGCGGTGCTGCTGCGGCTCTACGACGTGCAGCGCGGTGTGGTGCGAGCGAATGGGGTCGATGTGCGCGGCCTCTCGCGAGAAGAGCTGCGCTCGCGCTTCGCCGTGGTGCCCCAGGACGTGTTCCTGTTCCCGGGCACCGTGGCCACGAACATCGCGGCCGGCGAGACGCCCGACGTCGAACGGGTGAAGGACGCGCTCTCGCGCATTGGTGCACTGGAGCTGTTTCAGAAGCGCGAGCAGGGGCTGGACACGCCCGTAGAGGAACGCGGCGAGAACTTCTCCGCGGGCGAGCGCCAATTGATCGCCTTCGCGCGGGCGCTGTATCGCGATGCTCCGGTGCTCATCCTGGACGAGGCGACGGCCAACATCGACAGTGACACCGAAGCCAAGTTGCAGCGCGCCCTGGAAGAGCTGTGGCGCGGTCGCACCGCGATCATGATTGCGCATCGCTTGAGCACGATTCGCCGAGCGGACCGCATCGTCGTGTTCCACAAGGGACACATCGTGGAGCAGGGAACTCACGCAGAACTCCTGGCTCACCGCGGGCTCTATGCTCGTCTCCACGAACTACAATTCGCGCGCGAAGATGTAGCGCCGAGCGACCCGGCATGA